A portion of the Caenorhabditis elegans chromosome III genome contains these proteins:
- the F34D10.4 gene encoding C2H2-type domain-containing protein (Confirmed by transcript evidence) — protein MEPYIKALITDSYEQNKNFFRCRFMKNRRGDECNFVGTFSDTLTHFSIHTKVYLFECEGCTKQVVDFMDLVEHRSPSTGAICRGTVENMRQLRLERMKTIDAHRCRNVFIVGATRSEFEDYLRYKNTHGKQQSFGTPLYNDNEEEQTRHQPQQQRSSTPLAPTTPTPPPPTQAPTNHRELLLDFPLPVDFSRPPPVIPPEYFFNAPSVSQQHHQRSQYQHYAPQPQGNRTPGYVARPITPHGNPKPQNYQIGGGWNPYANPPSAKDAPATVRDNRSPSRPRGDFRRDRSQSRGAETHCQQSYQPPADPLQDRSRNGRSPPMGTHSHYGQNAKPAQNGNTSHYELRSRSRGRATVPMNANFRAGHQTGSSSRLESRSRATASVGARAPSRAPAPSSTSRETRSTRRSPSKGPSAPAYTLPFGGSTPNHEPMDLELEDPVPPPRPDRPRASTSLNTSVSQIKRNEVQTGVYNIRPQRVQDTVQKARTAVGYAGTRNRSPLREADAEEIAATEALKNRFAVKSRGTAKAKANSNRGAALLESIEPTNRKIETAEEREKKQNDLYLEKMRKIREKQRLEQEKIDDVVVDSGNLPTIAPNAAGTPPPQSVAAMLEPKEESEEDEPSTSASVPFQRRMNSPQTHATSYARRSDGKRHPSKSRSSRDDRANRRDRDRDSDGRCGDDRRRDHRSHPYERH, from the exons ATGGAACCTTATATTAAGGCATTAAT AACCGATAGTTATGAACAGAATAAAAACTTCTTCAGATGTCGGTTCATGAAAAATCGGAGGGGCGATGAGTGTAACTTCGTCGGCACATTTTCCGACACTCTGACCCATTTTTCGATACACAC GAAAGTGTACTTGTTCGAATGCGAGGGATGCACAAAACAAGTGGTCGACTTCATGGACCTTGTGGAACACAGATCGCCTTCCACCGGCGCAATATGTAGAGGAACAGTCGAGAATATGCGGCAACTTCGACTAGAGCGCATGAAGACGATTGATGCTCACCGCTGCCGAAACGTTTTCATTGTAGGTGCGACGCGAAGCGAGTTTGAGGATTATCTGAGATATAAGAACACTCACGGAAAGCAACAGTCGTTCGGCACACCGTTGTACAATGATAATGAAGAGGAACAAACTCGACATCAGCCGCAACAGCAGAGATCTTCAACACCACTTGCACCGACAACTCCAACTCCGCCACCACCAACACAAGCTCCTACAAATCACCGAGAACTGCTGTTAGACTTTCCACTTCCAGTAGATTTCAGTCGGCCACCGCCAGTTATTCCGCCGGAATACTTCTTCAATGCTCCGTCTGTATCCCAACAACATCATCAAAGGTCCCAGTATCAACATTATGCTCCACAACCACAAGGAAATCGTACTCCTGGCTATGTTGCACGTCCCATCACTCCTCACGGCAACCCGAAGCCACAGAACTACCAAATTGGAGGAGGATGGAATCCTTATGCAAATCCACCATCAGCAAAGGATGCACCCGCTACTGTCAGAGATAATAGGTCTCCGTCGAGACCTCGAGGCGATTTTCGTAGAGACCGCTCCCAGTCCAGAGGTGCTGAAACTCATTGTCAACAAAGCTATCAACCACCAGCGGATCCACTTCAAGATCGTTCAAGAAATGGCCGATCGCCACCAATGGGAACTCATTCGCATTACGGACAAAATGCAAAACCTGCTCAAAATGGAAATACTTCCCACTACGAGCTTCGCTCCCGGTCCAGAGGTCGTGCAACTGTACCAATGAATGCTAATTTCCGTGCAGGGCATCAAACAGGATCTTCATCTCGCCTGGAGTCTCGATCCAGAGCTACAGCGTCAGTCGGTGCTCGCGCTCCATCAAGGGCTCCAGCCCCGTCTTCAACCTCCAGAGAAACTAGGTCGACGCGTCGTTCTCCGTCAAAGGGTCCAAGCGCACCGGCATACACTCTTCCTTTCGGTGGTTCAACTCCCAATCACGAGCCGATGGATTTGGAGTTGGAAGATCCAGTTCCACCACCACGCCCGGATCGACCTCGTGCATCGACATCATTGAATACGTCGGTCTCTCAAATTAAACGCAATGAAGTGCAAACCGG agtctaTAATATCCGTCCCCAACGAGTCCAGGATACAGTCCAAAAGGCTAGAACTGCTGTTGGCTATGCGGGCACTCGTAATAGGAGTCCTCTGCGAGAAGCCGATGCTGAAGAGATTGCAg cgACGGAAGCGCTAAAAAACCGATTCGCAGTGAAAAGCAGAGGAACCGCAAAAGCCAAAGCAAATTCAAACCGCGGAGCTGCACTTCTTGAGTCAATCGAGCCAAccaatcgaaaaatcgaaacagcGGAGGAGCGGGAAAAGAAGCAGAACGAtttatatttggaaaaaatgagaaagattAGAGAAAAGCAACGTCTGGAACAAGAAAAGATAGACGATGTGGTTGTCGATTCAGGGAATCTTCCTACGATTGCTCCAAATGCTGCCGGAACTCCACCACCGCAGTCGGTCGCCGCCATGCTGGAGCCGAAGGAAGAGTCTGAAGAAGACGAACCGTCGACCTCCGCAAGTGTTCCTTTTCAAAGAAGG atgaaCTCTCCTCAAACTCATGCGACAAGCTACGCGAGGCGCAGTGATGGAAAGCGTCACCCATCGAAATCGCGAAGCTCCAGGGATGACCGAGCCAATAGGCGTGACCGAGATCGGGATTCTGACGGACGCTGTGGAGATGACCGCCGACGGGACCACCGCAGCCATCCGTATGAGCGACATTAA
- the lin-48 gene encoding Transcription factor ovo-like homolog lin-48 (Confirmed by transcript evidence) produces MDSRVWLPLIGAHLLPRDISVITQMIANNNNTSISRSSTNSSKPEEKNSKKFLIERFLDDDPSPPASILSPSPKAAIPSPIINPAVEFVNGGYGVKNPLAPLISSFETTSIPCSTVSPSSLISSSKDEFQDSLTCHICGKKFGLQRLLNRHIKCHSDLKRYLCTFCGKGFNDTFDLKRHTRTHTGVRPYKCEQCEKSFTQRCSLESHLRKVHGVTHQYAYKERRSKVFVCEDCGYTDEKFEVYLSHIKVVHPFSAAYLRFTQLQKKNSSMKPEQLSKISL; encoded by the exons ATGGATTCACGGGTATGGCTGCCGCTgattggagcgcatttgctgCCTCGAGACATTAGTGTTATTACTCAG ATGATtgcaaataataataatacatCAATTTCGAGAAGTAGCACCAATAGCAGCAAACCCGAAGAGAAGAATTCGAAAAAG tttctcatTGAACGATTTCTCGATGATGATCCTTCACCACCAGCATCGATTCTTTCGCCATCACCCAAGGCAGCCATACCCAGT ccaattatAAATCCAGCAGTGGAGTTTGTAAACGGAGGCTACGGAGTCAAAAACCCCCTGGCTCCGTTGATCAGCTCCTTCGAAACCACCTCAATTCCGTGTTCAACAGTATCTCCTTCATCCCTCATCTCCTCCAGCAAAGACGAGTTCCAAGATTCATTAACCTGTCACATTTGCGGCAAAAAGTTCGGTTTACAACGTCTTCTGAACCGTCACATAAAGTGTCATAGTGACCTGAAACGGTATCTATGCACATTTTGTGGAAAGGGTTTCAACGATACATTCGACTTAAAAAGGCATACCAGAACACATACAG GCGTCCGTCCCTACAAATGTGAGCAATGCGAGAAGTCGTTCACTCAACGATGCTCCTTGGAATCCCATTTACGGAAAGTTCACGGTGTCACTCATCAATATGCCTACAAAGAGCGTCGTAGTAAG GTATTCGTCTGTGAAGATTGTGGTTATACGGACGAAAAGTTCGAAGTCTATCTATCTCACATCAAGGTAGTACACCCCTTCTCGGCCGCCTACCTTCGGTTTACACAGCTTCAGAAAAAGAACTCATCGATGAAACCCGAACAACTTTCCAAGATCTCCCTATAA
- the arcp-1 gene encoding ANK_REP_REGION domain-containing protein (Confirmed by transcript evidence), with product MHERLPFDHFFFMSSSDTFEKLYIEQHDAPSEEQVEEWLATGEVLKLEQIVLDGRGHMLREKKTVNASSNEFLSGLTQYLTKIDAIHKAVEEGDVRRVKSLIDRPLLSTARDNYGMTPIHKALLHGQTNTVRFLLGRFPSCVNATDHAGRTPLHYAAADPNGEHMIKVLQKSGGDAFIEDKHGHTPFYYRTHGQRLNVRSMKDNAVMNQLISGQLSRPLLQDLEEDIYDWIHTGNIGKLEELVLTGYADLLLGRNHEVDDADSIGFLEVLPQYQAKIQSIHKAVETGNLRAVKLLTDRKKLSLCRDTRGLSPLHKAIVFERTDIAKYLIRNYPQSVNAMDQKKRTPLHYAAALKDGGYLYKVMRKSGADPNIYDCNGRPAKYYLKHTGEIDLSAMRLDTRAALKQVLHNRVAPSYLESSIQQWLRDGQLAKLEQLVLSGCGDLLQSRTSTHTETQAFLDRLPDYMDKIDGIHKSIKEGNLDKVKELMKTKKLAIARDRFGCTPLHSAVVHEHTEIVRYIAGHYNSVLNAPDYNKRTAMHYAAAARDGGHYLKILGKAGADPMAVDNEGRTPDYYRRNAVIDLKLIKDRDEDFETINEEYLEDGPLIDSPATPDSGSEGSFIDSARMLDDEDESIERHRFEKAFRGKIDLPTSENGVYLARTVAPVLTKALAEVLLRRPADPIGFIAEWLSKYVVEIPRHNGSH from the exons ATGCATGAGCGTCTACCATTTGATCATTTCTTCTTCATGTCATCCAGCGATACTTTTGAGAAACTGTATATTGAGCAACATG acgcACCATCAGAGGAACAAGTTGAAGAATGGTTGGCAACCGGTGAAGTTCTGAAGCTTGAACAAATCGTGCTTGATGGAAGAGGACATATGCTTAGAGAGAAGAAGACGGTTAATGCTTCAAGTAACGAATTTCTGTCGGGACTTACACAGTATTTAACGAAAATTGATGCAATACACAAAGCAGTTGAGGAAGGAGATGTTCGAAGAGTTAAATCATTGATTGATCGGCCGCTTTTATCAACTGCCAGAGATAATTATG GAATGACGCCAATTCATAAAGCATTACTTCATGGCCAAACAAACACAGTGCGCTTCCTTCTTGGCCGCTTCCCAAGCTGTGTGAACGCCACTGATCAC gctGGCCGAACCCCACTCCACTACGCTGCTGCTGATCCAAATGGTGAACATATGATAAAAGTGCTGCAGAAAAGTGGTGGAGACGCATTTATAGAGGATAAACACGGTCATACTCCATTCTATTATCGAACACACGGTCAACGATTGAATGTTCGATCGATGAAAGACAACGCGGTTATGAATCAACTCATTTCGGGACAGTTGAGCAGGCCGTTGTTACAAGATTTAGAAGAGGATATTTATGATTGGATTCATACTGGAAATATTGGAAAGTTGGAAGAATTGGTGCTTACCGGGTATGCAGATTTATTATTGGGAAGGAATCATGAAGTTGATGATGCTGATAGTATTGGATTTTTAGAAGTGCTACCTCAATATCAG GCAAAGATCCAATCAATCCACAAAGCAGTCGAAACAGGAAATCTTCGAGCCGTCAAGTTGTTGACTGATCGTAAGAAGCTATCACTTTGTAGAGATACCCGAGGCCTTTCTCCACTTCACAAGGCAATTGTTTTTGAACGAACTGATATTGCAAAATACCTTATTCGAAATTATCCGCAGTCTGTGAACGCTATGGATCAG AAGAAAAGGACTCCACTTCACTACGCAGCCGCATTGAAAGACGGAGGATACTTGTATAAGGTTATGAGGAAATCTGGAGCTGATCCGAATATTTATGATTGT aatggtcGCCCTGCAAAATACTACTTAAAACATACCGGAGAAATCGATCTATCAGCAATGCGACTCGACACTCGAGCAGCTTTAAAACAAGTCTTACATAATAGAGTTGCTCCAAGCTATCTAGAATCCTCAATTCAACAATGGCTCCGTGATGGACAGCTGGCGAAATTGGAGCAATTGGTGTTGTCGGGATGTGGAGACTTGCTGCAAAGTCGGACATCGACTCATACGGAAACTCAGGCATTTTTGGATAGATTACCGGATTATATG gACAAAATCGATGGAATccataaatcaataaaagaaGGCAACTTGGACAAAGTTAAAGAACTAATGAAGacgaaaaaattagcaattgcAAGAGATCGATTTGGATGTACACCTTTGCATTCTGCAGTTGTTCATGAGCACACTGAAATTGTCCGGTATATTGCAGGACACTATAACTCTGTTTTAAATGCTCCTGATTAT AATAAGCGAACTGCAATGCATTACGCTGCCGCGGCAAGAGATGGAGGTCATTACctgaaaattcttggaaaagcTGGAGCCGATCCGATGGCTGTTGATAACGAAGGAAGAACACCTGATTATTACCGAAGGAATGCAGTTATTGATTTGAAACTTATCAAGGATCGGGATGAAGATTTTGAGACTATAAATGAGGAGTATTTAGAGGATGGGCCATTGATTGATTCTCCAGCTACACCTGATTCAGGAAGTGAAGGGTCATTCATTGATAGTGCACGTATGTTGGATGATGAGGATGAAAGTATTGAAAGGCATCGGTTTGAGAAGGCGTTCAGAGGGAAGATTGATTTGCCAACGTCGGAGAATGGAGTATATCTCGCAAGGACGGTGGCGCCTGTTTTGACTAAAGCGCTGGCAGAG gttctaCTTCGCCGTCCTGCCGACCCTATTGGATTTATTGCCGAGTGGCTCTCAAAATACGTCGTAGAAATTCCACGTCACAATGGAAGTCATTGa